Proteins encoded by one window of Streptomyces sp. NBC_01477:
- the ccrA gene encoding crotonyl-CoA carboxylase/reductase gives MKEILDAVLAPDSTAADFAALTVPASYRAVTVHKDEAEMFDGLATKDKDPRSSLHLDEVPVPEIGPGEALVAVMASSVNYNSVWTSIFEPVSTFAFLERYGRQSPLGRRHDLPYHVIGSDLSGVVLRTGPGVNKWQPGDRVVAHCLSVELESADGHNDTMLDPEQRIWGFETNFGGLAEIALVKSNQLMPKPEHLSWEEAAAPGLVNSTAYRQLVSRNGAGMKQGDNVLIWGASGGLGSYATQFALAGGATPVCVVSSPEKAEICRRMGAEAVIDRSAEGYRFWRDEHSQDPREWKRFGGRIRELTGGEDVDIVFEHPGRETFGASVYVTRKGGTIVTCASTSGYTHEYDNRYLWMSLKKIVGSHFANYREAWEANRLVAKGRIHPTLSRTYRLADTGQAAYDVHRNRHHGKVGVLALAPEEGLGVTNPAMRERHLPAINRFRDI, from the coding sequence ATGAAGGAAATCCTGGACGCCGTCCTCGCGCCGGACAGTACGGCCGCCGACTTCGCGGCGCTCACGGTGCCCGCGTCGTACCGCGCGGTCACCGTGCACAAGGACGAGGCGGAGATGTTCGACGGCCTCGCCACCAAGGACAAGGACCCGCGCAGCTCGCTGCACCTGGACGAGGTGCCGGTGCCGGAGATCGGCCCCGGTGAGGCCCTGGTCGCGGTGATGGCCAGCTCGGTGAACTACAACTCGGTCTGGACCTCGATCTTCGAACCGGTGTCGACCTTCGCCTTCCTGGAGCGCTACGGCCGCCAGTCGCCGCTCGGCAGGCGGCACGACCTGCCTTACCACGTCATCGGCTCCGACCTGTCGGGCGTCGTGCTGCGTACCGGCCCCGGGGTGAACAAGTGGCAGCCCGGCGACCGGGTCGTCGCGCACTGCCTGAGCGTGGAGCTGGAGTCGGCCGACGGCCACAACGACACCATGCTCGACCCGGAGCAGCGGATCTGGGGCTTCGAGACCAACTTCGGCGGCCTGGCCGAGATCGCCCTGGTCAAGTCCAACCAGCTGATGCCCAAACCGGAGCACCTGAGCTGGGAGGAGGCCGCCGCCCCCGGCCTGGTCAACTCCACCGCCTACCGGCAGCTGGTGTCCCGCAACGGCGCCGGCATGAAGCAGGGCGACAATGTGCTGATCTGGGGCGCGAGCGGCGGACTCGGCTCGTACGCCACCCAGTTCGCGCTGGCCGGCGGCGCCACCCCGGTCTGTGTGGTGTCCAGCCCGGAGAAGGCGGAGATCTGCCGCCGGATGGGCGCGGAGGCGGTCATCGACCGCAGCGCCGAGGGCTACCGCTTCTGGCGCGACGAGCACAGCCAGGACCCCCGGGAGTGGAAGCGCTTCGGCGGCCGGATCCGCGAACTGACCGGCGGCGAGGACGTGGACATCGTCTTCGAGCACCCGGGCCGGGAGACCTTCGGCGCCTCGGTCTACGTCACCCGCAAGGGCGGCACCATCGTCACCTGCGCCTCGACCAGCGGCTACACCCACGAGTACGACAACCGGTATCTGTGGATGAGCCTCAAGAAGATCGTCGGCTCGCACTTCGCCAACTACCGCGAGGCGTGGGAGGCCAACCGGCTGGTCGCCAAGGGCCGTATCCACCCCACCCTGTCGCGCACCTACCGCCTGGCGGACACCGGCCAGGCCGCGTACGACGTCCACCGCAACCGGCACCACGGCAAGGTCGGCGTCCTGGCGCTGGCGCCCGAGGAGGGCCTGGGCGTGACGAATCCGGCGATGCGCGAGCGGCACCTGCCGGCCATCAACCGCTTCCGGGACATCTGA
- a CDS encoding TetR family transcriptional regulator — translation MSQSAKPGTPETATVRRAAAQRHRVRQDLAAAAMHLFATQGYEATTVDEIAATAGVARRTFFRHFRSKEEAIFPDHDDTLVRVQAVLDSADPHEHPLDTVCRGITEVLRMYAHLPEVSVERYRLTREVPTLREREIASVARYERLFTRYLLGHFDEGAQGYGDDDPLLAEVAASAVVAAHNHVLRRWLRADGKGDVEAQLDHAFDVIKATFGTGIGAGRIPSRASSATPATVSRHGEVVVAVARTDASPAQILRSIEEALRKA, via the coding sequence ATGTCCCAGTCCGCGAAGCCCGGTACCCCCGAGACCGCGACCGTACGCCGCGCCGCCGCCCAGCGGCACCGTGTGCGACAGGACCTGGCGGCGGCCGCGATGCACCTTTTCGCGACGCAGGGCTACGAGGCGACCACCGTCGACGAGATCGCGGCGACGGCCGGTGTGGCGCGGCGGACCTTCTTCCGGCACTTCCGGTCCAAGGAAGAGGCGATCTTCCCCGACCACGACGACACCCTGGTCCGCGTCCAGGCCGTACTGGACTCCGCGGACCCGCACGAGCACCCGCTCGACACGGTCTGCCGCGGCATCACCGAGGTGCTGCGGATGTACGCGCACCTGCCCGAGGTGTCGGTGGAGCGCTACCGGCTGACCCGGGAGGTGCCGACGCTGCGGGAGCGCGAGATCGCCTCGGTGGCCCGTTACGAGCGGCTGTTCACCCGCTATCTGCTGGGCCACTTCGACGAGGGCGCGCAGGGCTACGGCGACGACGACCCGCTGCTCGCCGAGGTCGCCGCCTCCGCGGTGGTCGCCGCGCACAACCATGTGCTGCGCCGCTGGCTGCGGGCGGACGGCAAGGGCGACGTGGAGGCGCAGCTCGACCACGCCTTCGACGTGATCAAGGCGACCTTCGGTACGGGCATCGGCGCCGGGCGGATACCGTCCAGGGCGTCGTCGGCGACCCCGGCGACGGTGTCCCGGCACGGCGAGGTGGTGGTCGCGGTGGCCCGCACCGACGCCTCCCCCGCGCAGATCCTGCGCAGCATCGAAGAGGCGCTGCGCAAGGCCTGA
- a CDS encoding 3-hydroxyacyl-CoA dehydrogenase family protein, translating into MDRPSAAAAPSAAPSPETAVTPPYVIAVIGLGTMGTGIAEVMARAGHEVIGVDLDDAAARRAVTALERSTARAVERGRGTPGERADVLARFRTFRDLRAAAAADLVIEVVDERYDTKRDVITALDRIVRPGAILATGTNALSVTRLAAETGRPDRVLGLHFFAPAQAMKLVEVVSTVLTSPETTATVTALVRSLGKEPVAVGDRPGFIADGLLFGYLNQAAAMYEARYATREDIDAAMRLGCGLPMGPLALLDLVGVDTATTVLDAMYEASKDRLHAPAPVLRQLTAAGLLGRKSGRGFYTYEAPGSSTVVPDAQTPAGGRTQAEPRTVRSVGVAGSGTMAAGIAEVFAKAGFPVQLAARSPEKAEHAVARVAASLDRSVARGRLSAEQRDAAVALVTPAASYDAFAQADLVVEAVAEDLFAKQQLFRILDKVCRPGAVLATTTSSLPVVAVARATERPQDVVGMHFFNPAPAMKLVEVVHTVLTAADVRATVHQVCGALRKHPVDCGDRAGFIVNALLFPYLNNAVKMVQDHYASVDAIDAAMKLGGGYPMGPFELLDVVGLDVSLAIEQVLHGEFRDPGLAPAPLLEHLVSAGCLGRKTGRGFREYARR; encoded by the coding sequence ATGGACCGTCCCTCCGCAGCCGCAGCACCGTCCGCGGCGCCCTCCCCCGAAACCGCCGTCACTCCCCCGTACGTCATCGCCGTGATCGGCCTGGGCACCATGGGCACCGGTATCGCCGAGGTCATGGCCAGGGCGGGCCACGAGGTGATCGGCGTCGACCTCGACGACGCCGCCGCCCGCCGCGCGGTCACCGCATTGGAGCGCTCCACCGCCCGCGCGGTGGAGCGCGGTCGCGGCACCCCGGGCGAGCGCGCCGACGTGCTCGCCCGCTTCCGCACCTTCCGCGACCTGCGGGCCGCCGCGGCGGCCGACCTGGTGATCGAGGTGGTGGACGAGCGCTACGACACCAAGCGGGACGTGATCACCGCGCTCGACCGGATCGTCAGGCCCGGCGCGATCCTCGCCACCGGCACCAACGCGCTGTCGGTGACCCGTCTCGCGGCCGAGACCGGCCGTCCCGACCGGGTGCTCGGCCTGCACTTCTTCGCGCCCGCGCAGGCCATGAAGCTGGTCGAGGTGGTGTCCACCGTACTGACCTCGCCGGAGACGACCGCGACCGTGACCGCGCTGGTGCGCAGCCTCGGCAAGGAGCCGGTGGCGGTCGGCGACCGGCCCGGATTCATCGCGGACGGGCTGCTGTTCGGATATCTGAACCAGGCCGCCGCCATGTACGAGGCGCGCTATGCCACCAGGGAGGACATCGACGCGGCGATGCGGCTGGGCTGCGGCCTGCCGATGGGACCGCTGGCGCTGCTCGACCTGGTCGGGGTGGACACCGCGACCACCGTCCTCGACGCAATGTACGAGGCCAGCAAGGACCGGCTGCACGCCCCCGCGCCCGTGCTGCGCCAGCTCACCGCGGCCGGGCTGCTCGGCCGCAAGTCGGGGCGCGGCTTCTACACCTACGAGGCGCCCGGCAGCTCGACGGTGGTCCCGGACGCGCAGACCCCGGCGGGCGGCCGAACGCAAGCGGAGCCCCGTACGGTCCGCAGCGTCGGCGTCGCCGGATCCGGCACCATGGCGGCGGGTATTGCCGAGGTCTTCGCCAAGGCGGGCTTCCCGGTGCAATTGGCCGCGCGCAGCCCGGAGAAGGCCGAGCACGCGGTGGCGCGGGTGGCGGCCTCGCTGGACCGCTCGGTGGCGCGGGGACGGCTCAGCGCGGAGCAGCGCGACGCGGCCGTCGCCCTGGTGACGCCCGCGGCCTCCTACGACGCCTTCGCGCAGGCCGACCTGGTGGTCGAGGCGGTCGCCGAGGACCTTTTCGCCAAGCAGCAGCTCTTCCGGATCCTGGACAAGGTGTGCCGGCCGGGAGCGGTGCTGGCCACCACGACGTCCTCGCTGCCGGTGGTCGCCGTCGCCAGGGCCACGGAACGCCCGCAGGACGTCGTCGGGATGCACTTCTTCAACCCGGCGCCCGCGATGAAGCTGGTCGAGGTGGTGCACACCGTGCTCACCGCGGCCGATGTGCGGGCCACCGTCCACCAGGTGTGCGGCGCCCTGCGCAAGCACCCGGTGGACTGCGGCGACCGGGCGGGCTTCATCGTCAACGCGCTGCTCTTCCCGTACCTGAACAACGCGGTGAAGATGGTGCAGGACCATTACGCGAGCGTGGACGCGATCGACGCGGCGATGAAGCTCGGCGGCGGCTACCCGATGGGACCCTTCGAACTGCTCGACGTGGTCGGGCTCGATGTGTCGCTGGCGATCGAGCAGGTGCTGCACGGGGAGTTCCGCGACCCGGGCCTGGCCCCCGCGCCGCTGCTCGAACACCTGGTGTCGGCGGGCTGCCTCGGCCGGAAGACCGGCCGCGGTTTCCGCGAGTACGCCCGCCGCTGA